The segment GACCGGCCAGGCTGTTTGGGTCGACCATCCGGGTTGCAAGCAATTGCTCACCAGGCATGAAGTCAATCGAAGATACCTTGGAGCCCAGATCTCCCAGGTTGTTGACGCTGTCCGCTGCGATTGCCGCCTTGGGCACGGACTTTTTGATGACAGAATCCCCGAATTTTGCCGTGGGAGTTCCTGCGGGAATTTCTTTTTGGATGACGTAGACGTCTTCGGTCTCCGTATTTGCCAGAGCGCGCTTGTCGGCGCCTTGGACATAGAACACGAGCATCACTGTTCCAATGATGGCTACGACAAGCGCAGCGATGCCTCCCAGTAGGCGCGTTTTCATTGTGTTCCCCTTAGAAAATAGACTATTTGACGAGCGTCACAACGGAGCTTTGGAAGTACGGACCCCCTGCTAGACCGGCTGCTGACAACGGAATAGTTTTCAGGAACCGGCCGCAGATCCCTCGGTTGCTTCCACCCAGCCCCGCGCACGCTGGATCGGCCTTTCCTGGAGGTAACCCATCTGAGTTCTGCACGAAATCCCAGCCATGCAGTTCCACCATCGCGTACCCAATAATGTGAAATTGACCATTTGCCCCGTTTCCGGAACCATCGTCGAAAATTGGAAAATATGCGATGGCGAATTTGTTTTGGGAGTAGTCGATTGCCGCGCGCCATGAATCAGTCGTTGACGTGCAGTCGCTGGGAAATTTGCCATTGCCTGGGGCGGAGTCGACCCAGCCGTTGGCGTCAGGGATGCTCTGGCACGTTCCCGTCTCGGTTAGCCAGCCAAAGCCTCCCGGTATGTGGTGTCCAGACGGACTGCCAACGCACGGACTCTTGCCGTGTTCTTTGATGATGACCGTGGTTCCTGGAGGTGCATAGGCGGGTCTCACCTGGCATTGGTCAAAGACCAGTGGCAGAGCGCCCGGTGCAGGCACGTTGGTCCACGTGGCTGTTGCTTGGGCGCCGACCGTCACAGGCGCGGTGTTGAGGGCGTTGGCGAACATTTTGCTCAGGTAGCCGGCTCCGGTGGTGCCGTCCTTGGTAGAGGTTGTGACCGTCACCCGGCCCGGTACGCTCAAATCCACTGATTTCACGGTGCTTGCGCCATCGTTGGCATTCGCATTGGCCAAGGGGCCGGCCAACGAAGTATTGCAGGAACCCTTGGCGCAGCTGCTCGCCACGGCGAGCGCTCCGGAATCAGCTCCGTTTTGCAGTTGGGCCCGCTCCGCGTAGATCTGGCCGACATCGACCGCGACGGCGCCTACCCCAATTAGCGTGAGCATCATGAGCGCGACCATCACGCCCGCAACCCCGCTTTCTCTGTCCTGAAGGTCCCGACGCCGGATCAGCCGTTGCATTGCATCGCTCCCTTGCCAGTGACGGTGAGACTGGAGCCGAAGAATCCGGTGAGCGACTGGCCGCTGTAGGTAGTGGTCACCGTGACGGTTGGAGGGGGACTGCCTGCTGCGCAGGCGCCAGAGTAGCTGAAACTCAGTTTGGAGGTGTCCAGCGAGGGTGCTCCGGCCTTGCCGGCCGCGGTGGCCTTGCTGCTGTCGTTGGTGATTGCCATGGTCCGCGCGGCTTCACGGGAGGCCTGAGTCACTGAAACCTGGATGTTGTAGGCGTTCGAAAACTCAACAACGGCGATGATCAGAGACACGAGGATTGGGGCGACGAGAGCGAATTCGACGGCAACTGCGCCCCGCTCATGGTTCTTGGAAGACTTGATCCTGCGTTTCAAAGGATCCCCCTGTGTAGATGCTGCGGATTTTGCAGCGAGAAAACGGTGCGTTGTGCCGCGCCGATAGGCGCGGCACAACGTTTGTGCCTGGTTACCAGGTGCCGACCGTGGTGCTGAGGGTCGTGAACCAGGTGTTCAGTGCTCCGCCGAACAGGCCGACCCCGCCAACTATGACGAGGGCAATGAGACCGACAAGCAGTGAATACTCGGTTGCCGTTGCGCCTTTTTCGGAGGTCAGTTTGTCTTTGATGCCGGCGACGAATGCGAGGGTCGAAATCATGAGAGTTGACATTGGAAAAAACCTTTCCCAGATAAGTGAATTTGTCTACGAATTCCAGTTACCTACATATTCCGTTTGGCGTTCGGATTTCGATAGGACAAGAATTGCCCGTGGGATGGTTAACAAACAATGCGTAGTGGTACTCGTCTTTCTTAGCGCTGACGGCGGGGACTACTCGAAGAGCGCTTCGGGGGTACTCGGTTTTTCTGCCTAAGTACTACTTAGGTGCCGACACGGATGGGGCTCCTGCGGTCTGAGGGAAGCCAGTGAAGATGGCCCCTGCCTCAAGCGAGGAGCAGGACTACTCCAATTGCCGCGGCGAACATGGCTGGTCCATGAGCCACCTCAGATGGCTTGATTCCGCGCTTCAGGCGCAACATCAGTATCGTCATCATCCCGCCCACCACGAATCCCAGCAGTCCCCCGTAGAACAGCTGCGTCCAGCCCAAGTAGCCCAAGTACATTCCGAGTGGTGCCGCGAGCTTTACATCGCCCATTCCGAGGCCCCCTGGTGAAACTAATCCGAGAATTAAGTACCCGAGGAACAAGATGACGCCGCCGGCAGCTGCGCGCAGCAGTCCAGACCAGTCCGGAACGAGCACAGCCGACATGGTTAACAGACCAAGGCCGGCAGCAAGCAGCAACAGGACCAGCGGGTTTGGAAGTAAATGGTGCGCCACGTCAACGCGTGACAACTGCACTGCGAGCACTGCCAGGAGGAGATAGGCGGGGAGGGCCGGTGAGAAACCAAACCGGAGCGCCAGGAGGATAAACAGCGCTGCGGAGCCCACCGCCGTCGTGATCCTGACAAGGGGGGAGGGGAGCCCGCCAAGCCGCGGCAGGAATCGAGCTATTAGAAGCTCTGCTAGAGGGCTCGTGAGCAGCCCTAGGAGCCCGAGGGGGGCCACGAGCAAGGGCTGGGCGGCAGTTGCTGTCATGGCATCTCCTAGAAGCTCAGGAAGGGTCTCAGTCGTTCACGCTGGTTTCCAGCCTATTTTGACCCTGAAGCTCCTTGCCGCTATTGTTGATAGTCGTTGTGCGTGTCCTTTCTCGATGACACATGCCCGCTTGGGGATCCAGTTGCAGGATCGTTAACTCGACAGGCATATCGGGACTTCGGGATGACTGGTACATAGAGCCCTCACCTCTGCTCCGGTAACGCATACCTAGTAGGCACACGCTCCAGGCGTGCCGCCTAAAACATGAACGCCAGAACAAGAACGAGGCAAAACCGTGCGTACGTACACCCCGAAGCCCGGCGATATCAACCGCCAGTGGCACGTCATCGATGCCACCGACGTTGTCCTTGGTCGTCTTGCCAGCCAGACCGCAACACTGCTGCGCGGAAAGCACAAGCCGACCTTTGCGTCCCACATGGACATGGGCGACTTCGTCATCATCATCAACGCTGAAAAGGTCGCCCTGACCGGCGCCAAGCTGGAGCAGAAGCGCGCATACCGCCACTCCGGCTACCCGGGCGGCCTGACCTCCGTCAACTACGCGGAGCTGTTGGAATCCAACCCGGTCCGCGCCGTGGAGAAGGCCATCAAGGGCATGCTCCCGAAGAACTCCCTCGCTGCACAGCAGTTGGGCAAGCTCAAGGTCTACCGTGGCGCTGAGCACCCCCACGCCGCACAGCAGCCCAAGACTTTCGAAATCACCCAGGTCGCCCAGTAGTCCTGGCCACCAAACAACTTTTAAAACAAGGAGAATCGTGGCTCAGAACGAAGAACTGACCACCGAGGCCGTTGTGGCCGAGGAAAACCTGACTAGCTACACCTCGGAGAGCGGTCCTGCGGAAGCAGAAGCGCCGAAGAAGGAGCGCCCGGCACTGACCGTTTCGGGTGCCGCAGTTGGTCGTCGCAAAGAAGCTGTTGCACGTGTTCGCATCGTGCCCGGCACCGGCAAGTGGATCATCAACGGCCGCGAGCTGGCCAACTACTTCCCGAACAAGCTGCACCAGCAGGATGTCAACGAGCCCTTCAAGATCCTTGATCTTGACGGCGCCTACGACGTCTTCGCCCGCATCCACGGTGGTGGCATTTCCGGTCAGGCCGGCGCACTGCGTCTGGGCATCGCTCGTTCATTGAACGAGATCGACACCGAGAACAACCGCGCCACGCTGAAGAAGGCCGGCTTCCTGCGTCGTGACGCCCGCGTCATCGAGCGTAAGAAGGCTGGTCTCAAGAAGGCACGCAAGGCTCAGCAGTACTCCAAGCGCTAAAAATACGCCTACCCGTGGTGTTGCCGCTGGCGCGACATCACCGCGGGGCCCTCGGCGTTTTTTAGCGCTCGGATCCACAAGCGCTAAATCGCTTTCAAGGCCCGCTCCGCCGCTTGGCGGGGCGGGCCTTGCCGCGTTTAATGGCTACCTTCCAGTGGTCTTCCTAGGTCGTACACCGTGGTGCCATCGGTGACATCTGCGCGGAATGTCTCCGCTACCCAATTCTGAATCGCCGTTAGTTCCCGACTGTTTCCCGGGACCATCAGTTGTTCAGGCTGCTCGACCAGGTAGCAAATTTGTCCCGCAACGACCCAGTCCTGAAACTGCTTCAGGGTGGGACTGGGATCCATCGCGGCAAATCCACCGAGCGGCATGATCGCACGATTGGACGCGAGCTGGAAGCGTGCAGCTGTTTGCGCTGGGTAGGTGGCTGCGGCCCATGTACATCTTGTTGGAGCCAATTGCAGGCGGTCCAGGACTGCCTTGCTCGGACTATTGCCAAGTGCAAGCCCAAAGGCCCACGCGGGATCTTGTTGCTTGACACCGTCAAGGAAGCGACTGAGAGTGTTCGGGTTCCTCGATATGCCGCCAGACAGGGGGTTGGACCCTGCTTGGGGCGATCCGACGGTCAGCAAAGAACAGTACACCGGGCCGATCAACAGTGCTCCGATGGCCAGTGCAGAGATGCCCCGTTCGAGCCATGCCCAGGGCGATCGGATCGCATAGGCTGCGGCAGCCAGCAAGCCCCCAAACAGTAGGGTATTTCCGAACCAATCCGGAAATACCCCGCTAATACGCCACATAGCGTTGGCGAAAATGAAGCTTGCCGCCAAAGCAACTGAGATCCACATACGCCCGATCGCCGTTTTGGCGTCTGATAGCAAGAGCCGGGTCCCAATACCGATACAGAGCGCCAATGGCGGCGCCAAGGACGCGGTGTAGTAGGAATGAAAGCCTTGGCTCATGAAGCTCAGCGTTAGGTACGTAGTCAAGAACCAGAGGACGGCGGCGGAGGCAAGAGTTGCTTCGCTCCGGTCGAGTCGGCGCTTCGCGATGGCCCAGATTATTGCCACGCTGCTGAGTAGCGCCGCCATTAGCAACCAACCTGCCTCCTGGCCGTAATTGATGTTGAATAGCCTGAAAAAGCCTGCATCTGAGCCGACGCCCCTGAACTCCGGCTGAACCAGAGCCATCGACGGGTCATCTTGACGCTGCACGACACGATCGATCCCGTTATACCCGAGTGTCAGCTCAATCATGCTGTTGTGCGTAGATCCGCCAACAAAAGGGCGGGATTGGGCAGGCGTTAGGTCCACGGCGAACGGCCACGCCAGGGAGCCAAAGGCCAAGGCGCCTCCGGCTATTACAAGCCTCAGAAACCTCTTGCGCCAAGATATCTGGGCGAAAAGGAGAAAGGCGATCGCGATCGCAGGCAAGACCAGAAAGGCTTGGAGTTGTTTCGTCAGGAATCCGAGAGCCAACAGGCCGCTCGACAAGAGCAGGGG is part of the Arthrobacter methylotrophus genome and harbors:
- a CDS encoding TadE/TadG family type IV pilus assembly protein, whose translation is MQRLIRRRDLQDRESGVAGVMVALMMLTLIGVGAVAVDVGQIYAERAQLQNGADSGALAVASSCAKGSCNTSLAGPLANANANDGASTVKSVDLSVPGRVTVTTSTKDGTTGAGYLSKMFANALNTAPVTVGAQATATWTNVPAPGALPLVFDQCQVRPAYAPPGTTVIIKEHGKSPCVGSPSGHHIPGGFGWLTETGTCQSIPDANGWVDSAPGNGKFPSDCTSTTDSWRAAIDYSQNKFAIAYFPIFDDGSGNGANGQFHIIGYAMVELHGWDFVQNSDGLPPGKADPACAGLGGSNRGICGRFLKTIPLSAAGLAGGPYFQSSVVTLVK
- a CDS encoding TadE family protein, whose protein sequence is MKRRIKSSKNHERGAVAVEFALVAPILVSLIIAVVEFSNAYNIQVSVTQASREAARTMAITNDSSKATAAGKAGAPSLDTSKLSFSYSGACAAGSPPPTVTVTTTYSGQSLTGFFGSSLTVTGKGAMQCNG
- a CDS encoding Flp family type IVb pilin, with translation MSTLMISTLAFVAGIKDKLTSEKGATATEYSLLVGLIALVIVGGVGLFGGALNTWFTTLSTTVGTW
- a CDS encoding prepilin peptidase: MTATAAQPLLVAPLGLLGLLTSPLAELLIARFLPRLGGLPSPLVRITTAVGSAALFILLALRFGFSPALPAYLLLAVLAVQLSRVDVAHHLLPNPLVLLLLAAGLGLLTMSAVLVPDWSGLLRAAAGGVILFLGYLILGLVSPGGLGMGDVKLAAPLGMYLGYLGWTQLFYGGLLGFVVGGMMTILMLRLKRGIKPSEVAHGPAMFAAAIGVVLLLA
- the rplM gene encoding 50S ribosomal protein L13, encoding MRTYTPKPGDINRQWHVIDATDVVLGRLASQTATLLRGKHKPTFASHMDMGDFVIIINAEKVALTGAKLEQKRAYRHSGYPGGLTSVNYAELLESNPVRAVEKAIKGMLPKNSLAAQQLGKLKVYRGAEHPHAAQQPKTFEITQVAQ
- the rpsI gene encoding 30S ribosomal protein S9 produces the protein MAQNEELTTEAVVAEENLTSYTSESGPAEAEAPKKERPALTVSGAAVGRRKEAVARVRIVPGTGKWIINGRELANYFPNKLHQQDVNEPFKILDLDGAYDVFARIHGGGISGQAGALRLGIARSLNEIDTENNRATLKKAGFLRRDARVIERKKAGLKKARKAQQYSKR
- a CDS encoding glycosyltransferase family 39 protein; amino-acid sequence: MSESTASGTRRRAAGFAMRSPTPIARWEKLTLAVLLLSTAFLYLWKLDQNGWANAFYSAAVQSGEHNFTAFFFGSSDWGNSITVDKPPLSLWVMGLSVRLLGLNSWGLLVPQVIITLTSTLLIFVLMRRYFPATAALIAAAVFAYTPITVLLARYNNPDPLMVLLMIAALYTGVRAAETGRLKPLLLSSGLLALGFLTKQLQAFLVLPAIAIAFLLFAQISWRKRFLRLVIAGGALAFGSLAWPFAVDLTPAQSRPFVGGSTHNSMIELTLGYNGIDRVVQRQDDPSMALVQPEFRGVGSDAGFFRLFNINYGQEAGWLLMAALLSSVAIIWAIAKRRLDRSEATLASAAVLWFLTTYLTLSFMSQGFHSYYTASLAPPLALCIGIGTRLLLSDAKTAIGRMWISVALAASFIFANAMWRISGVFPDWFGNTLLFGGLLAAAAYAIRSPWAWLERGISALAIGALLIGPVYCSLLTVGSPQAGSNPLSGGISRNPNTLSRFLDGVKQQDPAWAFGLALGNSPSKAVLDRLQLAPTRCTWAAATYPAQTAARFQLASNRAIMPLGGFAAMDPSPTLKQFQDWVVAGQICYLVEQPEQLMVPGNSRELTAIQNWVAETFRADVTDGTTVYDLGRPLEGSH